A portion of the Podospora pseudoanserina strain CBS 124.78 chromosome 2, whole genome shotgun sequence genome contains these proteins:
- the GYP1 gene encoding GTPase-activating protein (BUSCO:EOG09261YLQ; COG:U; EggNog:ENOG503NWNR), whose translation MMFSSSAGGKKATPQQEMVQVERSDSASPFWKAPQRDTPPLKKPARDSSLVVGAAYSHADILKFDSLNISGSGSRPRTPPSATSALERVPTQSPTTRTSKSPPFKQYMNFLSSTNDDWTADEAEDMYDYESDDGDDFGLPSLSNMKRRTRKKAEQSRAHLDDGLNGGGRERRYSNSEDIAIERPAASYPMPKKSEGKILRPQYKEILRDPANALHLINHPSIPANATPKEVDAINSRITRINKFKKLLQASTIPLPDLRSLAWSGVPEEVRAMTWQLLLSYLPTSSERRVATLERKRKEYLDGVRQAFGGGGQPAPGSSAPPRGTNRGLDEAIWHQISIDVPRTNPHIELYSYEATQRSLERILYVWAVRHPASGYVQGINDLVTPFWQVFLGTYITDPDIESGMDPGQLPKAVLDAVEADSFWCLTKLLDGIQDHYIVAQPGIQRQVSALRDLTARIDAGLAKHLEKEQVEFIQFSFRWMNCLLMREISVKNTIRMWDTYMAEEQGFSEFHLYVCAAFLVKWSDKLVKMDFQEIMMFLQSLPTGDWTEKDIELLLSEAYIWQSLFKGSSAHLKGQGGEGSRSASMNFTL comes from the exons AtgatgttttcttcttccgccGGCGGCAAGAAGGCCACTCCCCAG CAGGAGATGGTGCAAGTTG AGAGGTCCGA CTCTGCTTCCCCGTTCTGGAAGGCCCCTCAGCGGGACACCCCGCCTTTAAAGAAGCCAGCACGCGACTCGAGTCTGGTAGTCGGCGCCGCCTATTCACATGCCGACATTCTCAAGTTTGATTCCTT AAATATATCTGGGTCCGGATCGCGCCCAAGAACCCCGCCATCAGCGACGTCGGCCCTTGAACGAGTCCCGACACAATCCCCGACCACACGAACCAGCAAATCACCACCTTTCAAGCAATACATGAACTTCCTTTCCAGTACCAACGATGACTGGACCGCCGACGAAGCAGAGGATATGTATGACTATGAGTCGGACGACGGAGACGATTTTGGGCTTCCCAGTCTATCCAacatgaagaggaggacaagaaaaaaagcggAACAAAGCAGGGCGCATCTGGACGACGGACTCAACGGCGGTGGTCGAGAAAGACGCTACTCAAACAGCGAAGACATAGCGATCGAGAGGCCAGCAGCAAGTTACCCGATGCCGAAGAAGAGTGAAGGAAAGATTCTACGACCACAGTATAAGGAGATCTTGCGCGATCCGGCAAACGCCTTGCACCTAatcaaccacccctcgaTACCCGCCAATGCCACCCCGAAAGAAGTTGACGCCATAAATTCAAGGATAACAAGAATAAAcaagttcaagaagctcCTCCAAGCCTCTACTATCCCACTACCAGATCTCCGGTCACTGGCATGGTCTGGCGTCCCAGAAGAGGTTCGCGCCATGACCTGGCAACTGCTTCTCAGCTACCTCCCTACCAGCTCGGAAAGAAGGGTAGCCACACTCgaacgaaaaagaaaagaatacCTTGACGGCGTGCGCCAAGCCttcggaggaggcgggcaACCAGCGCCAGGAAGCAGTGCACCACCCCGAGGAACGAACCGAGGCCTAGACGAGGCCATCTGGCATCAAATCAGTATCGATGTCCCCCGCACAAACCCACATATCGAACTCTACAGCTACGAAGCTACGCAGCGGTCTCTTGAGCGCATTCTGTACGTTTGGGCTGTCCGTCACCCGGCCAGCGGCTATGTCCAGGGTATCAACGACCTAGTGACACCATTTTGGCAAGTTTTCTTGGGAACATATATCACAGACCCAGATATCGAAAGTGGTATGGATCCGGGGCAGCTCCCTAAGGCGGTTCTTGacgcggtggaggcggaTTCATTCTGGTGTCTGACTAAACTGCTGGACGGGATCCAGGACCATTATATCGTGGCGCAGCCAGGAATCCAGAGACAGGTTTCGGCACTGCGAGACCTGACGGCGAGAATTGATGCCGGGCTGGCGAAGCacttggagaaggagcaggtgGAATTCATCCAGTTTAGTTTCAGGTGGATGAACTGCCTGTTGATGAGAGAAATAAGTGTCAAGAACACGATACGGATGTGGGATACATACATG GCGGAAGAACAAGGCTTCTCGGAATTCCACCTATACGTCTGTGCCGCCTTTTTGGTAAAGTGGTCAGACAAGCTGGTAAAGATGGACTTTCAAGAAATCATGATGTTTTTGCAGTCGTTGCCGACGGGGGACTGGACGGAAAAGGACAttgagctgctgctgagcgAAGCCTATATCTGGCAGAGTCTATTCAAGGGGTCGAGTGCCCATTTGAAAGGGcagggtggggaggggagtagGAGTGCGAGTATGAACTTTACTCTGTGA
- a CDS encoding hypothetical protein (EggNog:ENOG503PP8Z) yields the protein MTEPENFDDELFADLYNDDDAAPAPKPAAAAQPVQYAAVQPTIETRQEDSYDPNQYNDYSGGGENGNMNQDDEEEEDDDDDIDFNLGNGPSTTLAPHDQQDYNDSHNNNNNNNNNNNNNNNSSSSSSSNNNNNNSHHEERQSYSAPSAPPAHTKGPNAKEDG from the exons ATGACAGAACCCGAGAACTTCGACGATGAGCTGTTTGCCGATCT CTATAACGACGATGATGCGGCACCAGCGCCCAAGCCGGCTGCCGCAGCCCAGCCTGTTCAGTACGCAGCCGTGCAACCGACCATCGAGACCCGGCAGGAGGACAGCTACGACCCCAATCAGTACAACGACTacagtggtggaggtgaaaATGGCAACATGAAccaggatgatgaagaagaagaggacgatgacgatgacatTGATTTCAACCTCGGAAACGGCCCTTCGACCACGCTGGCCCCCCATGACCAGCAAGACTACAATGACAGccataacaacaacaacaacaacaacaacaacaacaacaacaacaacaacagcagcagcagcagcagcagcaacaacaacaacaacaactctcaCCATGAGGAGAGGCAGTCCTACAGTGCGCCCTCGGCGCCTCCTGCTCATACCAAAGGCCCCAATGCCAAAGAAGACGGGTAA
- a CDS encoding hypothetical protein (COG:A; EggNog:ENOG503NXXZ) has product MEHHNTTRPPPSSPEDYIPLSPSDASGDDDVLGRDYIPLFSSDSSPPIFSTSSPLSCSAISLGTAEELGDHSTNSEDGDSCDEPSPRIIYAKKDNRKMFIGGLNWETTDQSLRDYFSTFGEVVECTVMRDGATGRSRGFGFLTFKDPKTVNIVMVKEHYLDGKIIDPKRAIPRDEQEKTSKIFVGGVSQETTDHEFREYFAQFGRVVDATLMMDKDTGRPRGFGFVTFESEAGVEACLSANLEIHGKPIEVKKAQPRGNLREEEENNRRGGGAGGKFGKRGGQGGNGMDDGGQMGGMGGMGGGQGAGGMTPQVMAQYFQRMQQAMSMMQQQMMMNRNMNPAMMQMMQMQQMQQMQAMMQQAQGGRAGGGQNPMAAMGQMNPAMMQQMQAMMAQQAAQGGGPGGPGGPMPPAGGPGSVGGPGSPMGMHDQVGSPIGSSGQGGGGKAGFNAYEQQQFEQQKYEQQQQQQGRRGGSRGAPDMQAAYNQGGYGGSGGGGSMSSQGGQGAPTSWEGMYDDVPQPIMSTGGGGGYGGGGRNFKNRGHNNQHQMSMSPGPSDPMNAPPANAPTGPKNAGRPGANMYRGGGRGGARGYHPYARG; this is encoded by the exons ATGGAGCATCACAACACCACTCGACCTCCGCCATCTTCTCCCGAAGACTACATTCCTTTATCACCAAGCGATGCTTCTGGGGATGACGATGTACTCGGCCGAGACTACATTCCTCTTTTCTCCAGCGACTCCTCCCCGCCCATCTTTTCAACCTCATCGCCACTTTCATGCTCGGCCATCTCGCTAGGCACAGCAGAGGAACTAGGAGATCACAGCACCAATAGCGAGGATGGCGACTCGTGTGATGAACCCTCCCCGAGGATCATATACGCGAAGAAAGACAATAG AAAAATGTTCATCGGCGGTCTCAACTGGGAAACCACCGACCAATCCCTTCGCGACTACTTTTCCAcctttggggaggtggtcgagtGCACCGTCATGAGAGATGGCGCGACGGGCCGGTCGCGCGGGTTTGGGTTTCTGACCTTCAAGGATCCCAAGACGGTGAATATCGTCATGGTGAAGGAACATTATCTTGATGGGAAGATT ATCGATCCCAAGCGCGCCATCCCCCGTGATGAGCAGGAAAAGACAAGCAAGATTTTCGTTGGAGGCGTTAGTCAGGAAACCACGGATCATGAGTTCAGGGAATATTTTGCCCAGTTTGGCCGGGTGGTGGACGCCACGTTGATGATGGACAAGGACACCGGTCGTCCGCGTGGGTTCGGCTTCGTCACGTTCGAGTCTGAGGCCGGGGTGGAGGCTTGTCTCTCTGCCAACCTTGAGATCCACGGCAAACCCatcgaggtcaagaaggcTCAACCGAGGGGCAACCtcagggaggaagaggagaataACCGCCGTGGTGGGGGTGCGGGAGGCAAGTTTGGGAAGCGTGGTGGACAGGGTGGGAATGGAATGGACGATGGGGGTCAGATGGGCGGGATGGgcgggatgggtggtggtcaggGGGCCGGGGGGATGACGCCGCAGGTGATGGCGCAGTATTTCCAGCGGATGCAGCAGGCGATGAGcatgatgcagcagcagatgatgatgaaccGGAACATGAACCCGGCCATGATGCAGATGATGCAGATGCAGCAGATGCAACAGATGCAGGCCATGATGCAGCAGGCTCAGGGTGGGAGAGCGGGCGGAGGACAGAACCccatggcggcgatggggCAGATGAACCCGGCCATGATGCAGCAGATGCAGGCCATGATGGCTCAGCAGGCGGCGCAGGGAGGTGGTCCTGGCGGTCCTGGGGGGCCGATGCCTCCTGCTGGTGGCCCTGGAAGTGTCGGTGGTCCTGGTAGTCCCATGGGCATGCACGACCAGGTTGGCAGTCCCATTGGTAGCTCTGGTCagggaggcggcggcaaggCTGGTTTCAACGCCtacgagcagcagcagtttgAGCAGCAAAAGtacgagcagcagcagcagcagcagggccgGAGGGGTGGTAGCAGAGGCGCTCCCGACATGCAGGCTGCCTACAACCAGGGAGGGTatggcggcagcggcggcggcggtagcATGAGCTCGCAGGGCGGACAGGGCGCTCCGACCAGCTGGGAGGGCATGTATGATGATGTCCCTCAGCCGATCATGTCTaccggcggtggtggcggctacggtggtggaggccgGAATTTCAAGAACCGCGgacacaacaaccagcaccaaaTGTCCATGTCGCCTGGCCCGTCTGACCCTATGAATGCCCCTCCTGCTAATGCCCCGACGGGACCCAAGAACGCTGGTAGACCTGGCGCCAACATGTaccgtggtggtggaaggggaggtgccCGTGGGTACCATCCTTATGCCAGAGGCTAG
- a CDS encoding hypothetical protein (EggNog:ENOG503NV6P; COG:I), giving the protein MSTFSEPKPGLNPEQLSFFHTNGYLIIPSALPPTTVTNLLNQTHFLLSSLDITTHPLTKFSTGGQDGTDHVGDDYFLSSGDKIRFFFEQDAFGPDGQLTKPKHLAVNKIGHFLHGLSPPFAELLKGVPGQRALPKDVAKDLGFEDPRCLQSMVICKQPEIGGAVPPHQDSTFLYTDPPSAVGFWYALEDATRENGCLSFLPGSHLWSRIRQRLVRGGRTGTEMVENEGRQFPRDTREMKYGEDKKVEEEEYVMGEVKAGDLVLIHGNLLHKSERNLSKKGRMIYTFHVIEQGEGYKYDERNWLQPPEGGFTRLYQ; this is encoded by the coding sequence ATGTCCACCTTCTCGGAACCCAAACCCGGCCTCAACCCGGAACaactctccttcttccacacCAACGGctacctcatcatcccctcggccctcccacccaccaccgtcaccaacctcctcaaccaaacccacttcctcctctcctccctcgacatcaccacccaccccctgaCAAAATTCTCCACCGGCGGGCAAGACGGCACCGACCACGTAGGCGACGACTACTTCCTCTCCTCGGGCGACAAAatccgcttcttcttcgagcAAGACGCCTTTGGCCCCGACGGCCAACTCACAAAACCCAAACATTTAGCCGTCAACAAGATCGGTCACTTTCTCCACGGCCTCTCCCCCCCGTTTGCGGAACTGTTGAAGGGGGTGCCAGGGCAGAGGGCGTTGCCAAAAGATGTAGCAAAGGATCTCGGGTTCGAAGACCCAAGGTGTCTGCAGAGCATGGTTATCTGCAAGCAGCCCGAGATAGGGGGAGCGGTGCCGCCTCATCAGGATAGCACGTTTCTGTACACCGACCCTCCGTCTgcggttgggttttggtaTGCGCTTGAGGATGCGACGAGGGAGAATGGGTGTTTGAGTTTTTTGCCTGGGAGCCATCTTTGGAGTCGGATCAGGCAGAGGTTGGtcagaggggggaggacggggacggagatggtggagaatGAGGGAAGACAATTTCCGAGGGATACGAGGGAGATGAAGTATGGGGAGGATAAAAAGGTagaggaagaagagtacgtcatgggggaggtgaaggcgGGTGATTTGGTGCTGATTCATGGGAATTTGCTTCACAAGAGTGAGAGGAATTTGAGcaaaaaggggaggatgatttATACTTTTCATGTTATTgagcagggggaggggtacaAGTATGATGAGAGGAATTGGCTGCAGCCGCCGGAGGGGGGGTTCACGAGGTTGTATCAGTGA
- a CDS encoding hypothetical protein (EggNog:ENOG503P23J) produces the protein MSSGNGWLSRQRKSDLVDLADAIGLTNYEKLLKSDLEQAIDEFVSASPARFQANPKLKGYFSSRARSENSPVKREFPPVTLDATVTKTVAKRRQTLPVKEEVVVDPAESASPSPATSPEAPEDESESLSTALVRTPGRALSLASRLPQLPATPADVAASVERSTALVKTRLNTLYSESKIPEATHQTREWLSTVHSVLSTIALFELYKLRQELLPDRYAFTIPAINLLGTHDHPVKLPDMFALVTASFWGPALTWFLTSFLLPSLVGYFFNLSAAHSSSGPAVATRGRPRKDVGQEYAVDPLTFSIVKALATYVVYAQGVTFGGLIDPVNVGRINGAVYSGWKGVLVGTAVGGLVSFYDAVLRK, from the exons TCGGATCTCGAGCAGGCCATCGACGAGTTCGTCAGCGCCAGCCCGGCGCGGTTTCAGGCCAACCCCAAGTTGAAGGGGTACTTCAGCAGTCGCGCGCGTTCAGAAAACTCGCCGGTGAAGCGGGAGTTTCCTCCTGTGACTTTGGATGCGACTGTGACCAAGACAGTTGCCAAGAGGCGGCAGACCTTGccggtcaaggaggaggttgtggtcgA TCCCGCCGAGTCTGCTTCCCCATCGCCGGCTACTTCTCCGGAGGCTCCTGAAGATGAATCTGaatccctctccaccgccctcgttCGCACCCCCGGCCGCGCCCTCAGCCTCGCCTCTCGCCTTCCCCAACTTCCTGCCACCCCAGCAGACGTTGCCGCATCGGTGGAGCGTTCCACGGCTCTCGTTAAGACCAGGCTTAACACGCTTTACTCCGAGTCTAAGATCCCCGAGGCGACGCACCAAACGAGAGAATGGCTTTCGACGGTTCACTCTGTTCTGTCGACGATCGCCCTGTTTGAGCTCTACAAGCTCCGCCAAGAACTTCTACCAGACCGCTATGCGTTTACTATTCCGGCAATCAACCTTTTGGGCACGCATGATCATCCCGTCAAGCTCCCGGATATGTTTGCTTTGGTGACGGCGTCATTTTGGGGCCCGGCGCTTACGTGGTTCTTGACGtcgttcctcctccccagtctGGTTGGCTATTTCTTCAATCTCTCGGCCGCGCACTCGTCTTCTGGACCGGCTGTGGCCACACGGGGCAGGCCAAGAAAAGACGTCGGACAGGAGTACGCAGTTGATCCGCTGACATTCAGCATCGTCAAGGCTTTGGCGACGTATGTGGTCTATGCGCAGGGAGTCACCTTTGGCGGCCTGATTGACCCAGTGAACGTTGGGAGAATTAACGGGGCTGTCTACTCGGGGTGGAAGGGTGTGCTTGTCGGCACAGCAGTCGGTGGGCTGGTGAGCTTTTATGATGCCGTCTTGAGGAAGTGA